A window of Fragaria vesca subsp. vesca linkage group LG7, FraVesHawaii_1.0, whole genome shotgun sequence contains these coding sequences:
- the LOC101301334 gene encoding non-functional NADPH-dependent codeinone reductase 2-like — protein sequence MRSNQVRLNCGVTMPLIGLGTYSFENDKHTTELAVHMALQMGYRNFDTAKIYGSEAALGNALTEAMQDGTVEREDIFVTSKLWGSHHHDPVSALRQTLKTMGMDHLDLYLVHWPVKLKPWAFDAIPKEDHFEELDLKTTWLGMEKCLELGLCRSIGISNFSSKKLDQLLEFASVPPAVNQVEMHPMWRQARLRRVCGDHKIHVSAYSPLGGPGNAWGSTLVVDSPIIQSIAHKHNATPAQVALQWGLSKGSSVIVKSFNQERMKENIGAVDLKLDDDDLMEIEKLEERKIMRGESLINQTTSPYKTLEDLWDDEI from the exons ATGAGGAGCAACCAAGTTCGCTTGAATTGTGGTGTAACAATGCCTCTCATTGGGTTAGGCACTTATTCCTTCGAAAATGATAAGCACACTACTGAACTAGCAGTTCATATGGCCCTTCAG ATGGGTTACAGGAATTTTGACACAGCCAAGATATACGGTTCTGAGGCTGCCCTTGGAAACGCTTTAACAGAGGCAATGCAAGATGGAACTGTAGAAAGGGAAGACATCTTTGTTACCTCTAAGTTATGGGGCAGTCATCACCATGACCCTGTTTCAGCTCTGAGACAAACTCTAAA GACTATGGGGATGGACCATTTGGACCTGTACTTAGTTCACTGGCCAGTGAAATTGAAGCCATGGGCATTTGATGCCATTCCAAAAGAAGATCACTTTGAGGAACTAGACCTGAAAACTACCTGGCTTGGTATGGAGAAGTGCCTGGAGTTGGGATTGTGTAGGTCTATTGGTATAAGCAATTTCTCAAGCAAAAAACTTGATCAGCTTTTGGAATTTGCCTCTGTTCCTCCGGCTGTTAATCAG GTGGAGATGCACCCAATGTGGAGGCAAGCAAGACTTAGAAGGGTGTGTGGGGACCACAAAATCCATGTCAGTGCTTACTCACCACTTGGTGGGCCAGGGAATGCTTGGGGTTCAACACTTGTGGTGGACAGCCCAATCATCCAGTCCATTGCGCACAAGCACAATGCAACTCCAGCCCAG GTTGCACTACAATGGGGATTATCAAAAGGGTCAAGTGTGATTGTGAAGAGCTTTAACCAAGAAAGAATGAAGGAAAACATTGGCGCCGTTGATCTGAAATTGGACGATGACGATTTGATGGAGATAGAGAAGTTGGAGGAGAGGAAGATCATGAGGGGAGAGTCTCTAATCAATCAAACTACAAGTCCATACAAGACACTTGAAGATTTATGGGATGATGAAATTTGA
- the LOC101307166 gene encoding F-box protein At5g51380-like, whose product MRFRRSESEKAEEDKEHETTAFKPDPRSPLRPLKLNRRSASWSDTWLKNTTSLKNVVMAMHLGSPRESRLKPPQKSLVPELGNSDQTAQLSDQILLKILGKLPEMDRKPSSMVCKRWLSLQGRLVRSAKVKDWSFVESGRVISRFPNLTQVDLVPGSLISDRNSGILLNNCAFSVPVACSGHRVFEVDCDLVPGEVVDRGLSELGSGCPNLKKLVVIGASELGLLSVAEECPTLQELELHKCTDNLLRGIAACENLQVLKLVANVEGLYGSVVSDIGLTILAQGCTRLVKLELSGCEGSFDGIKAIGQCCQMLEELSFCDHRMDGGWLAALSYCENLKTLRFQSCKRIEVVPGPDEYLGACPALENLHLYKCQLRDKGSVRALFMVCAAAKEIVFQDCWGLDNDMFRLASICRRVTFLSLEGCSLLTTEGLESVILSWKELEVLRVVSCKNIKDKDISPTLSILFSTLKDMKWRPDTKSLLPSSIIGTSLGKKGSRFFRKNRDLKFLFDAP is encoded by the exons ATGAGATTCAGAAGATCAGAATCGGAAAAGGCAGAGGAGGATAAGGAGCACGAAACGACGGCGTTTAAGCCCGACCCGAGAAGCCCACTACGGCCGTTGAAGCTGAACCGGAGGTCGGCGAGCTGGTCGGACACGTGGCTCAAGAACACGACTTCGCTCAAGAATGTGGTCATGGCGATGCATCTGGGCTCGCCCAGAGAGTCCAGATTGAAGCCGCCGCAGAAATCCCTAGTCCCCGAATTGGGAAATTCCGACCAGACGGCGCAATTGTCCGATCAGATTCTGCTAAAGATTCTGGGGAAGTTGCCGGAGATGGATCGGAAGCCGAGCTCGATGGTCTGCAAGCGGTGGCTGAGCCTCCAGGGGAGGCTGGTGAGGTCGGCCAAGGTTAAAGACTGGAGCTTTGTCGAGTCGGGTCGGGTTATTTCACGGTTTCCGAATCTGACCCAGGTTGATTTGGTACCTGGGTCATTGATTTCTGACCGGAACTCCGGGATTCTGTTGAATAATTGTGCTTTTTCAGTGCCGGTGGCTTGTTCCGGTCACCGGGTTTTTGAGGTTGACTGTGATTTGGTTCCTGGTGAGGTTGTGGATAGAGGGCTTAGTGAGTTGGGGAGTGGGTGTCCTAATTTGAAGAAGCTAGTTGTGATTGGGGCTAGTGAGTTGGGGTTGCTTAGTGTAGCAGAGGAGTGTCCAACTTTGCAGGAGTTGGAGTTGCATAAGTGTACTGACAATTTGCTGAGAGGGATTGCAGCTTGTGAGAATTTGCAGGTGTTGAAGTTGGTGGCAAATGTGGAGGGTCTTTATGGCTCTGTGGTTTCGGATATCGGGTTGACGATTTTGGCTCAAGGGTGTACAAGGCTGGTGAAGCTTGAGCTGAGTGGGTGTGAGGGGAGCTTTGATGGGATCAAGGCAATTGGGCAGTGTTGCCAGATGTTGGAGGAGTTGAGTTTCTGTGATCATAGAATGGATGGGGGGTGGTTGGCTGCGCTTTCGTATTGCGAGAATTTGAAGACTTTGAGGTTTCAGTCTTGTAAGAGGATTGAGGTTGTTCCTGGGCCGGATGAGTATTTGGGTGCTTGTCCTGCTTTGGAGAACTTGCATTTGTACAAGTGTCAATTGAGGGATAAGGGGAGTGTGAGAGCTTTGTTCATGGTGTGTGCAGCTGCTAAGGAGATTGTGTTTCAGGACTGTTGGGGATTGGACAATGATATGTTCAGGTTGGCAAGTATTTGCAG GAGGGTGACATTCCTATCTCTAGAGGGATGCTCACTTCTAACAACGGAAGGTCTGGAGTCTGTGATTCTCTCCTGGAAGGAGCTTGAAGTTCTTCGAGTAGTATCATGTAAGAATATAAAGGACAAGGACATATCTCCTACACTCTCAATCCTATTCTCTACTCTCAAAGATATGAAATGGAGACCTGACACCAAATCTCTTCTTCCGTCAAGCATTATCGGAACCAGTCTTGGAAAGAAAGGCAGTAGATTTTTCAGGAAAAATAGAGACTTGAAGTTTCTGTTCGATGCTCCTTGA
- the LOC101301619 gene encoding putative disease resistance protein RGA3-like has protein sequence MKSLKNVKELKITRCEELTCCFQNEDRLLQHLISLGRLYIEDNSILVEKLGIEVEQLVQLQILDCNIECLELSKCGSLVKVPERLHHLRSLQELHISKCSSLVSFPDVGLPPCLQVIEIKGCDSLSHFAKYQIPPSLKRIEIENCENLKSLIEKEEEEVGNGSSSSCLERLTINECPSLMCLLCKNQLPRSLKQLEIVFCGQLELITERFLDDSCQLELIYIWDCPNLKSLPEGVCHLTNLQSLIVYDCQSLVSLPRMNVWPRMIQILNCDKLEVAQLARDMMHTSNLEVVSIDYFEDLTTTTSFPTNLTSLSILKIKNCKALMESQGLQRLASLKRLLLWGEDDGGLVSFPPAAENSKETEILLPRSLVNLRIEGFPNLKKLSKGFQFLTSLELLSILSCPKLTTLPVEEGLPLSQLRIHNCPLLEQRYKGRYRHKIAHIPCVRINGELI, from the coding sequence ATGAAAAGCTTGAAAAATGTTAAAGAGTTGAAGATCACTCGTTGTGAGGAGCTTACATGTTGCTTTCAAAACGAGGATAGATTACTGCAACACTTGATTTCTCTTGGTCGTCTGTATATCGAAGACAACTCGATCCTTGTTGAAAAGCTAGGGATTGAAGTAGAACAGTTGGTGCAATTGCAAATCCTGGATTGCAATATTGAATGTCTGGAATTAAGCAAGTGTGGAAGCCTTGTGAAGGTACCAGAAAGATTGCATCACCTTAGATCACTTCAAGAGCTGCACATAAGTAAATGTTCAAGTCTTGTTTCTTTTCCGGATGTTGGTCTGCCACCTTGTCTCCAAGTCATAGAGATTAAGGGCTGCGATTCTCTTTCGCACTTTGCAAAATACCAGATTCCTCCCAGCCTAAAAAGAATAGAGATTGAGAATTGTGAGAATTTAAAGTCATTAATAGAGAAAGAGGAGGAGGAGGTGGGTAACGGTTCTTCTTCTTCTTGTCTTGAGCGTTTGACGATAAATGAATGTCCCTCTTTGATGTGCTTATTATGCAAAAATCAATTACCCAGGTCTCTTAAACAGCTTGAGATAGTGTTTTGTGGACAGCTGGAGCTAATAACTGAGAGGTTCCTCGATGACAGCTGCCAACTCGAGTTAATTTACATCTGGGACTGCCCAAACCTGAAATCCTTACCCGAGGGAGTGTGCCACCTCACCAATCTTCAGTCATTAATTGTTTATGATTGTCAAAGTCTTGTTTCGTTGCCGAGAATGAATGTGTGGCCAAGAATGATACAGATCCTAAATTGCGATAAATTGGAGGTGGCACAGTTGGCGAGAGACATGATGCACACCAGTAATCTTGAAGTTGTGAGTATTGATTACTTTGAAGATTTGACAACTACAACTTCCTTCCCCACCAACCTAACATCGCTGTCAATTCTCAAGATCAAGAACTGTAAGGCGCTGATGGAATCTCAAGGGTTGCAGAGACTCGCCTCTTTGAAACGTTTGCTTCTATGGGGTGAAGATGATGGAGGTCTGGTGTCATTTCCACCTGCTGCTGAGAATTCAAAGGAGACGGAGATACTGCTCCCCAGATCTCTTGTTAATTTGAGAATTGAAGGCTTCCCAAATCTAAAGAAACTGAGCAAGGGCTTTCAATTCCTCACCTCTCTTGAACTTCTTTCCATCCTCAGCTGTCCGAAGCTTACAACCCTTCCAGTGGAGGAAGGCCTGCCTCTTTCACAACTTCGTATTCACAACTGTCCTCTACTTGAACAGAGATACAAAGGACGATACCGGCACAAGATAGCACACATCCCTTGCGTACGAATTAATGGCGAACTCATATAA
- the LOC101307742 gene encoding putative disease resistance RPP13-like protein 1-like, whose translation MGEAVLGAFLPVLLEKLADQEITEYFGRLKGVDKKVLEKWTRTLRAIEAVLSDAEEKQLTRRAVKSGWMISVDLSYDLQDVLDIFDTKMLKRRIERQQGSKSKLWSSLSKVKSNFGLNSAIKKISDRLEEITTREKQLGLKKLGVSKKPWKMPPTTYQLDGPVMGRDEAKAKILYDLLSKQENYHVVGIVGTGGLGKTTLAKHVFNDAATGQFSPKGWVSVSDDFDIVRVAAAVLESVTSSPVQELKELNSILEKLSKELAGKKFLIVLDDVWHTCSYGQWTTLQASFRVGAAGSKIIVTTRDANVANMMGDRSPYNLNPMSTDKCWELFQHHAQLKNRPEDVEFLKEKIVEKCNGLPLAARTLGGLLRWKRLEEWEDILDHKMWTLSDSDQNKMEDIRPALKLSYHYLPSTLKRCFSYCGILPNDYEFEEMQLILWWMAEGLIPQQPKEHKQMEDLGRDYFQELVSRSLFQKSSKTESRYIMHDLVTDLARWAAGSSCCRLEDMQNYDSQQRTCLPKVRHSSYILGKYDGVKKFEVYSEATSLRTFLPLSPSYDHYLAQKVTSDLLPKLQYLRLLSLKSYEIIELPDTIGELKHLRYLDLSHTGIRSLPDSTTTLYNLQTLLLESCHQLKALPTSMRNLVNLRHLNNSETSSLEEMPPQLGQLTNLQTLPEFVIGKGSGSGVREIESLLHLQGTLHISRLENVIRVEDARSANLKSKERLEALFLEWSSSTVSTEDAAIVLDMLQPHSKLKELTIKGYGGLKFSTWIGNPSFTKMVRVKLEGCNHCQFLPPFGQLPCLKELCIQEMDAVESVGVEFYGEGDLSFQALETLEFWNLKNWKNWYPCQQSEGVEVFSCLKRLSIRGCPKLEGDLPENLDSLAQLRIYGCEELVVSVSKYRQLHGSIIEKCKMVVYDTSTN comes from the exons ATGGGGGAGGCTGTTCTTGGTGCATTCCTCCCGGTGCTGCTTGAGAAGTTGGCGGATCAAGAGATCACTGAGTACTTCGGACGCCTTAAGGGGGTCGACAAAAAGGTGCTGGAGAAATGGACTAGAACGTTGAGGGCCATTGAAGCGGTGCTGAGTGATGCTGAGGAGAAGCAACTAACACGAAGAGCAGTAAAGAGTGGCTGGATGATCTCAGTAGATTTGTCTTACGATCTTCAAGATGTATTGGACATATTTGATACTAAAATGCTGAAGCGGAGGATAGAAAGACAACAAGGAAGCAAAAGCAAGTTATGGAGCTCACTCTCTAAAGTTAAGTCCAATTTTGGTCTGAACTCAGCAATCAAGAAGATAAGTGATCGACTTGAGGAGATAACCACTCGAGAGAAGCAGCTTGGTTTGAAGAAACTTGGAGTGTCTAAAAAGCCATGGAAAATGCCACCCACTACTTATCAACTTGATGGACCTGTGATGGGAAGGGATGAAGCAAAGGCTAAGATTCTCTATGATTTGCTTTCAAAACAAGAGAATTATCATGTGGTTGGTATTGTCGGTACTGGAGGACTAGGAAAGACAACACTTGCTAAACATGTATTCAACGATGCTGCAACTGGCCAGTTTTCCCCAAAAGGATGGGTATCTGTGTCAGACGACTTTGACATTGTAAGGGTGGCAGCAGCCGTTTTGGAATCAGTCACGTCCTCTCCAGTTCAGGAATTGAAGGAGCTTAACTCAATTCTGGAGAAGTTGAGTAAGGAATTGGCTGGCAAGAAGTTTTTAATTGTTCTTGATGATGTCTGGCACACTTGTAGCTATGGTCAATGGACTACACTGCAGGCCTCCTTTCGTGTTGGAGCAGCTGGAAGTAAGATCATCGTGACAACACGTGACGCCAATGTCGCAAATATGATGGGAGATAGGAGCCCTTATAACTTGAACCCGATGTCAACAGATAAATGTTGGGAACTCTTTCAGCACCATGCACAGTTAAAAAACAGACCCGAAGATGTTGAGTTCCTTAAAGAGAAAATTGTAGAAAAATGCAATGGGTTACCGTTAGCTGCAAGGACACTTGGTGGGCTTTTACGTTGGAAAAGACTAGAGGAATGGGAAGACATATTAGACCACAAGATGTGGACACTATCAGACTCAGACCAGAACAAGATGGAGGATATCCGTCCAGCATTAAAACTGAGCTATCATTATCTCCCTTCAACTTTGAAACGGTGTTTCTCCTACTGTGGAATACTTCCGAATGATTATGAATTTGAGGAGATGCAATTGATCCTTTGGTGGATGGCGGAAGGTTTGATTCCGCAGCAACCCAAAGAACATAAGCAAATGGAAGATTTGGGACGTGACTATTTTCAAGAGTTGGTGTCTAGATCATTATTTCAAAAATCAAGCAAAACAGAGTCGCGATACATAATGCATGACCTGGTTACTGATTTGGCACGTTGGGCTGCAGGAAGTTCATGTTGTAGATTGGAGGATATGCAGAATTATGACTCGCAGCAACGTACATGTTTGCCCAAGGTTCGTCATTCGTCTTACATTCTTGGAAAGTATGATGGGGTTAAGAAGTTCGAGGTCTATTCTGAAGCTACATCTTTGCGAACGTTCTTACCACTTTCACCTTCATATGATCATTATCTGGCTCAGAAGGTTACTTCTGATTTATTGCCCAAACTCCAATACTTACGACTCCTCTCTTTGAAAAGTTATGAAATAATCGAGTTGCCAGATACAATTGGTGAATTGAAGCATCTACGGTATCTTGATCTCTCCCACACTGGGATAAGAAGTTTGCCAGACTCGACAACAACTCTGTACAACTTGCAGACATTGTTATTGGAAAGTTGTCACCAGTTGAAGGCACTGCCCACAAGCATGAGGAACCTAGTTAATTTGCGTCATCTCAACAATTCAGAGACATCTTCGTTGGAAGAAATGCCTCCTCAGCTCGGTCAATTGACTAACCTCCAAACATTGCCTGAGTTTGTTATTGGCAAAGGTAGTGGATCAGGAGTAAGAGAGATTGAGTCATTATTGCATCTGCAAGGGACATTGCACATCTCAAGACTAGAAAATGTGATTCGTGTCGAGGATGCCAGGAGTGCCAACTTAAAGAGCAAGGAAAGGCTTGAAGCCCTATTTCTTGAATGGTCTTCTTCGACTGTCTCAACAGAAGATGCAGCAATTGTGCTTGACATGTTACAACCTCATAGCAAGCTCAAAGAGCTCACCATCAAAGGTTATGGTGGATTGAAATTTTCAACATGGATTGGGAATCCTTCATTCACTAAAATGGTGCGGGTAAAGTTAGAAGGTTGTAATCATTGTCAATTCTTGCCACCATTCGGACAGTTGCCTTGTCTCAAAGAACTTTGTATACAAGAAATGGATGCAGTGGAGAGTGTTGGTGTTGAGTTTTATGGAGAAGGTGACTTGTCGTTTCAAGCTTTAGAGACCCTTGAGTTTTGGAATCTGAAAAATTGGAAGAATTGGTATCCTTGCCAACAAAGTGAGGGGGTTGAAGTTTTCTCTTGCCTGAAAAGGCTTTCCATCAGGGGCTGCCCCAAATTAGAGGGTGATTTACCAGAGAATCTTGATTCATTAGCACAGCTTAGGATATATGGATGTGAGGAATTGGTTGTTTCAGTATCCAAATACAGACAGCTTCATGGATCAATCATTGAAAAGTGCAAGATGGTGGTGTACGACACAAGTACG AATTGA
- the LOC101307448 gene encoding 2-phosphoglycerate kinase-like — MGRKIKHGSSKYDFVKVKVWLGEHAEHYYVFSRFLLSQNLTVTKIPNHISIKIALDLKKLLVDNSLLDVSQLDLEDNLFKIMEQRGYAEDYVKRYRMMTRFHHQRVPLVIIVCGTSCVGKSTIAAQISQRFNLPNVMQTDVVYELLRTSTDAPLASTPIWARNFSSSEELITEFCRECRVVRKGLAGDLKKALKDGKPIIIEGMHLDPNIFLMYEEKTNSPDLNTSTNQHVSSEKGKAPASVSENTGELAQFGGAGETVKGPDPIVIPLVLNMAEFDHQALLEEWISSCICSDRWQVQDTDKLISNVKTIQEYLHSFDSKGLTVLNLSAATFAQKLDWLHGYLLERIEQGMQSASSEKGQLV, encoded by the exons ATGGGTCGTAAAATAAAGCACGGTTCCTCCAAATACGACTTTGTCAAG GTGAAGGTGTGGCTGGGTGAACATGCCGAGCACTACTACGTGTTTTCCAGGTTTTTACTCAGCCAGAATTTAACTGTTACCAAG ATTCCAAACCATATATCTATCAAAATCGCTCTTGATCTCAAGAAGCTACTCGTAGACAATAGCCTTCTAGATGT CTCGCAATTGGATTTGGAAGATAACCTGTTTAAG ATTATGGAGCAAAGGGGTTATGCGGAAGATTATGTAAAGCGTTACCGGATGATGACCAG ATTTCACCATCAGAGAGTGCCATTAGTTATTATTGTGTGTGGAACTTCCTGTGTTGGAAAGTCCACCATTGCTGCCCAAATTTCACAAAGGTTCAATTTGCCTAATGTCATGCAG ACAGATGTGGTGTACGAATTGCTGCGCACATCAACAGA TGCACCGTTGGCCTCTACTCCAATATGGGCACGAAACTTCAGCTCTTCGGAAGAGTTGATTACTGAATTTTGTAGAGAATGCCGGGTTGTTCGAAAAG GTTTGGCTGGTGATTTGAAGAAAGCACTGAAAGATGGAAAACCAATAATAATAGAG GGGATGCATTTGGATCCAAACATATTTTTAATGTATGAAGAAAAAACCAACTCACCGGATCTCAACACTAGTACCAATCAGCATGTCAGCTCAGAAAAAGGGAAAGCACCGGCAAGTGTTTCTGAGAACACAGGTGAACTTGCTCA GTTTGGTGGTGCAGGTGAAACTGTCAAGGGTCCTGACCCAATAGTTATACCTCTGGTTTTGAATATGGCTGAATTTGATCACCAGGCATTGCTAGAGGAGTGGATCTCATCTTGCATATGTAGTGATAGATGGCAAGTTCAG GACACAGATAAGCTGATAAGCAATGTTAAGACAATTCAGGAGTATCTTCACTCATTTGATTCAAAG GGATTGACAGTTCTCAACCTATCAGCAGCGACATTCGCTCAAAAACTAGATTGGCTGCATGGATATCTTCTTGAG CGCATTGAGCAAGGCATGCAATCAGCGTCAAGCGAAAAAGGCCAGCTTGTCTAG